GTCAAGTCGCTATCCGGTAAGCAGTACAGAACGtttttgccaattttggcGTATTCGGTGTCCCCCACATTGTGCCACTTGTTGCGAAGCGCCTTCTTGCAACTCAGCAGCTTGAAGGAGGGATTCACCTGCAGGCAACGCTTCACCACCTCCTCGTTCTCCTCCTTATACAGTGAGCAGGTGCAATAGGCGATGCGTTTCACATTTGGAAAAGCGGTCATGGCGTGGGAAAGGATCTTAACCTGCAGACCAGCCAACTTGAAAAGGCGCTGGTCGTCCTTTTCCTCGTCGCACACATTCATTCGGCTTTGCATTCCGTTGCCGGAACAACTGGGATCAACCAGGATGTACTCCACATCAGGGCAGTTCTCGGCATCTAAAGTAGATTTGGCGATAAGTAAATTAGCTTGTAACGAATTCCTTCTTGACCACTTACTCATCCTCAAAGCATCCCCCAGGATGGGAGTTACTATGTCACAGCCAGCCTCAGAAGTGATATTACACAGTACCCGGTAGCGTTCCATGGACTGCTCCACTGCGTAAATTCGACCTTTGTTTTTCATGAAGTTGCACAAGTGCAGAGTCTTCATCCCTGGAGCAGCGCACATGTCCAGCACCGTAGACCCGGACGGAGGAGCCAGCAGTTCAGCGGCCAGGCAAGTGCCCTTGTTTTGAAGAATAAACTTCTTTTGTTTTACAAACTCGTGGGAAGACCAATAGGAAGACCACTTGTGATGGAAAACCAGTACACCCTCCACCTGCAAGTCAGTCATAAATTCGTCCTCCTCAAGGGCCTTAACGGCGGCCAGAAAGTCCGCATAAGAGGCATCGGCGGGCAACTCCTTACGTCGCCAGTCTTCGCTGGCAAGGTACTCCAAAGCCTGCGAAAGGCTATACAGGTTCGTGTTGATGCGGACATAGCGGGGATTGGGTTCTGTTTAAAGTAAAGACAAATAAAAGAAGCATTTAGAATTGTGTCCAGAATGATTTATTCAGTAAGCTCTACGACTTGGATGTCTTTTTACGGATTAACAGTCTGCCACTCCTTCAAGTGAGTGAAGTCACTACGCAGAGTTCCAAATGATATAATTATTGATACTTTTTGGGTTCTGATGATTCCAGCTCGTCTTCGGCTTCTTCCACTGGCTCCAATGGTGGTGGGGCCTTTTCGCGAAAAGCCTTAAGCACATACATTGCTACCACCAAGTTTACAATAACAACAGCCGTCAGAACTGACCAGCAATTGACCGTAAACCTGTCCAGGTCTGGAAAAGATTCCAGCAGCCAGCTTCGCACGCCATAGAAGCCCAAGAAGGGCAGCGTGAACATAAGAACACTGTAGGCAAGCAGCCACAAGAACACCTCAGCGCTGGTGTCCTCTTGGGGACTACGCTGAACTGGAAGAGCTTGAGGAGCATCCTCCTCTGCCACAACCTCCTTAGCCTGTTGCTTCTTTCCGCGCTTGCCCATATCAGCTGGCTAATACTGCTAATAATTTGTTGGTAAACCTGCCTTTTTTCTCAAATCCTGCACCGCTGATCGCCTCTTTCAGTTTCTCCTCGTAGCTGAGGACCTTTTGTACGGGTTTACTCTCGCCGTTCAACTTCTTCCGTACGAAAATAAGTTCTGTAACAAGAACCTTTGCAAGGCTCGGGTCCAAGTTGGGGTTATCCTTTAGCAGGCCGGTTGTTTCAATGGCACTATCGACGGCACCACGATTTTCGCTATAAGCCTTCAGCACTGCATGCATGGAGCGAACACGCTGCAAGAGCGACAGAGATAAAGGAGTTCTGTACAAGTTTCTTGCGAATATTGGGGCTTGGGGACTTACCGCATGCTTTTCCTCGAATATTAGGGTCTTAATAGACTTCTGCTTTTCCACTGCTGCTTTTAGGATCTTGGCAGTTGCCCTGTATTGGGTGGGAACTTTTACGGAATGCGGTTTTTTACTCATTGTTGTCacgtgtgtgtgttgtttgCGTTAGAGTGACCATGCCAACATCCTTAGTTGCACAGTGggtcacaaaatatttaatagataTTTTAATTCACTTTTCTTGCCGATTTTTTATGGAGTTTTAACGATTAGATTAAAGGCTGATTAATATACCTTGAAATAGTTAGTTACTTTCAGCTTTAGGAGCTTAAGGAGCAGAGTACATGGGGGATACAAATATATCCTACGAAAAACAGTGCTATTCGCAGGTGTATATAAGTAGAGTAAAATAAGTTATGAGCGGAAACAAGAGTTGGGTGAGAATTATCTGAAATAAGgctttttaaacattaaaattattaaaaataaagttatcgataattacgaaataaaataccaaaaaggATTTAGTGTGACTGTTGCTGAATAGATAATTTAGCTTCATTCATCTGGCAACACCGACTATACCTAGAGGTTTGAGAGGTAAACTCCCATAAAAAATCGAGAAACTGCTGCCAGCCAAGTGGAACTTTTATTGATTAGAAATTATTATTTGCGTCAACGTGTACTGTAAATTGTGATTGTAACCAAAACGTATGTACGTAGTGGAATTACATAAAACGCAGTTGTTTAAGGCCAGCACTTTTGTCTGCCTGATGACGAGTGGTTGTCATTGTAGTTCCCGTCTGTGTGAGGCGTGTAAGCACGTATGTGTGAACTTGTGTTGATTTTCCGTGCGGTGGAGCAGGATGGGGCTATTggagagcagagcagagttTCGATTTTCCATCCATATCTACACTGGCAGCGGAAAAAGAGAGCGTGCAGAGCAGAGCTGCCCCGTCTGGGTACATTTACCACACTGCCATACTGCGTCTTTGTCTTTGTCTGTCGTCGTCGAGTTGGGGAGCTCTCGCGTCCGTCTGGTGTGTAATACTATTCACTAATTGTATCCaaaaagtagttttgaaaCGCGCCGTGGTGGTGTGCGATCGTGTGAAGTGCATTTGGGTGCCACAATACCCATTGACCTGGCCTGTGTATACCAAAATCGAAAACCACGGGCGTAACTCGCCCCATCATCATTGTGTTTTGAAACGCCAGTCAGCGTAATTGCCAaaaaccagccagccagccaacaaCACAGCGCCCCTagtatacatattcatataaCCAAGTgcaaaacgaaacgaaacggggaaaaaaaagagcaGTCGTCGATGAAGTTGATTGCCATGACTAcgcaatagcaacaacaagggGCTAGGTGGGTCCTCTCtcgcgctctctctctctgcttGTTTGTGTGTATATGCGTGTTTTTGTATACCCTTTCCGGGTACTACAACTTTGTCCAGATGTTTGTAACGTACGGAaatctatatattttgttgACCTGGGATACTATCCCATTAACCGTTATCAGATAGACCCAAGTTTGTATTGATTTTatcagataaaaaaaaataaccagaAAGGGTATATAAAAATCGAACCGCTTTTAGTTTGCTTTCTATTCGCAGtataatttattgttttaattttgagAGGCGGCCACTGTCGTGTGGAGCGACCCCAACTTTGGCCCCCTGCTCTGCCCAAGCACTTCAGTAGCTGTAGTTCCGCTCCAGCCCCACTGGAATCCACTCGCACGCAGAAACTCTTTCGGAGTTTTCCTGCTCGTGCATACACACACAGTTGTGGTCAGAATAATAGCATAAATTACAAAGTATCATAGGGCCTGTATCTCAAAGTGTCGAGTCAAGAATAGCATATAAATAGGCAATGAATTATCTCTCTGAACTTTGGCCTCGATTCAAGAAAAACacatattttcttttgtttgtttaatatATTAGGCCACCATTGCACTTATCTTATCAGTTGGTGTGTACGCTTTCCATTTATTCAATAATATGTCTTCAACATTCCTCTTATCACTGCGGGCGTTATCGTCCCGATAAAACTATATAATTCCTAAATTTACTATAACTTTTACGATGACAAGATAACCCAGTGGACTTGCTATTTGACTTTGTTTGGTAACTTTcttta
The Drosophila bipectinata strain 14024-0381.07 chromosome 3R, DbipHiC1v2, whole genome shotgun sequence DNA segment above includes these coding regions:
- the Nsun5 gene encoding 28S rRNA (cytosine-C(5))-methyltransferase — its product is MSKKPHSVKVPTQYRATAKILKAAVEKQKSIKTLIFEEKHARVRSMHAVLKAYSENRGAVDSAIETTGLLKDNPNLDPSLAKVLVTELIFVRKKLNGESKPVQKVLSYEEKLKEAISGAGFEKKEPNPRYVRINTNLYSLSQALEYLASEDWRRKELPADASYADFLAAVKALEEDEFMTDLQVEGVLVFHHKWSSYWSSHEFVKQKKFILQNKGTCLAAELLAPPSGSTVLDMCAAPGMKTLHLCNFMKNKGRIYAVEQSMERYRVLCNITSEAGCDIVTPILGDALRMNAENCPDVEYILVDPSCSGNGMQSRMNVCDEEKDDQRLFKLAGLQVKILSHAMTAFPNVKRIAYCTCSLYKEENEEVVKRCLQVNPSFKLLSCKKALRNKWHNVGDTEYAKIGKNVLYCLPDSDLTDGIFLALFEKRRDGEAD
- the LOC108121604 gene encoding uncharacterized protein; the encoded protein is MGKRGKKQQAKEVVAEEDAPQALPVQRSPQEDTSAEVFLWLLAYSVLMFTLPFLGFYGVRSWLLESFPDLDRFTVNCWSVLTAVVIVNLVVAMYVLKAFREKAPPPLEPVEEAEDELESSEPKKYQ